In Trichoderma atroviride chromosome 2, complete sequence, one DNA window encodes the following:
- a CDS encoding uncharacterized protein (SECRETED:SignalP(1-20)~TransMembrane:1 (n4-14c19/20o72-92i)) produces MVRLMLTLTPVVCVAAAMSASQILDTYLSWKSVVPAEEQEAPKKVRGGLRGVEKPNVGIYSPLTKVLVSGSILVYLLMFVSHCTWVTSNAYSSPSVVLASRMPDGSQHIIDDYREAYQWLRQNTKEDAKIMSWWDYGYQIGGMADRPTLVDNNTWNNTHIATVGKAMSSREEVSYEIMRQHEVDYVLVVFGGLLGYSGDDINKFLWMVRIAEGIWPDEVKERDFFTSQGEYRVDEGATDTMKNSLMYKMSYYNYASLFPPGQAADRVRQVRVPDQGPVINTIEEAYTSENWIIRIYKVKDLDNIGRDHVNAAAFERGQKKKKPTKKRGARVLRVD; encoded by the exons ATGGTGCGTCTGATGCTCACGCTCACGCCTGTCGTCTgtgttgccgctgccatgTCAGCCTCTCAGATCCTCGACACATACCTCAGCTGGAAGTCGGTTGTTCCCGCTGAGGAGCAGGAAGCACCAAAGAAGGTAAGGGGTGGTCTCCGCGGCGTTGAGAAGCCTAATGTCGGCATCTACAGCCCTCTCACCAAGGTGCTGGTGTCCGGATCTATCCTCGTCTACCTCTTGATGTTTGTCTCACACTGTACCTGGGTTACGTCAAACGCCTACTCTTCACCGTCTGTTGTCCTTGCCAGCCGTATGCCTGATGGAAGTCAACACATCATTGATGATTATCGGGAGGCTTACCAATGGCTGCGCCAAAACACCAAGGAGGATGCCAAGATTATGTCCTGGTGGGATTACGGCTACCAGATTGGTGGCATGGCTGACCGACCTACACTCGTCGACAACAACACCTGGAACAACACCCACATTGCTACCGTTGGCAAGGCCATGAGCTCAAGGGAGGAAGTCAGCTACGAAATCATGAGACAACACGAAGTTGACTATGTTCTTGTCGTATTCGGCGGTCTCTTGGGCTACTCTGGCGATGATATCAACAAGTTCTTGTGGATGGTCCGTATTGCCGAAGGCATCTGGCCTGACGAGGTCAAGGAGCGAGACTTTTTCACTTCTCAGGGCGAATACCGTGTCGATGAGGGCGCAACTGATACAATGAAGAACAGCTTGAT GTACAAGATGTCGTATTACAACTACGCCTCTCTGTTTCCTCCGGGACAGGCCGCTGATAGAGTCCGACAAGTCCGAGTCCCAGACCAGGGACCTGTTATCAATACGATTGAGGAGGCTTATACCAGCGAGAACTGGATTATCCGCATCTACAAAGTCAAGGATCTTGACAACATTGGTCGTGATCACGTtaatgctgctgcctttgagcgcggccagaagaagaagaagcccacgaagaagaggggcgCCAGAGTGCTTCGCGTGGATTAA
- a CDS encoding uncharacterized protein (EggNog:ENOG41~SECRETED:SignalP(1-21)), whose amino-acid sequence MASAGTIWAPVALRLLRAAVSRTTAVVREKLASAAKPLQNQALQPVPVAARSGRQSIHPTSVLKQQKLGARYFSGTSAKGASKAARRYLSSESAPRYDRSKLPSSNTSRRVAQFSGRAPFASTLRPNLTGGAMPRTAGGYSLGGNARYFSHTPTAPAQVVQNVSQAMRAFFLSGQRVRYDGAGPRGEAQYRAVSMVEEEAMRKLAAIPKFAPGAYVDFQLSPTITAMSPLAAAVVQASTASGFQAEATIPSLNTEGFLDVLSADFGRALKDLTAIYADLGRLAALGDLPISMEAGNLLRVRFPGVNVETVERLCDDIGVQRGIVGQEIGFESSLDVKTALRFPFAPDAEKALTSPGGSERSLEGHELDDISSLGDDSFVHEAFAYESSESPWFSETDGYESMSPTNKSNQQSEEYEGLEGIYRFLEECDKAKGRLG is encoded by the coding sequence ATGGCGTCCGCGGGGACGATATGGGCTCCTGTGGCCCTGCGTCTCCTCCGAGCCGCCGTGTCTCGGACCACAGCGGTGGTTcgagagaagctggccaGCGCGGCGAAGCCTCTACAGAATCAGGCACTCCAACCAGTCCCGGTAGCCGCCAGAAGCGGTAGACAATCCATCCACCCAACATCAGTCCTCAAACAACAGAAACTCGGCGCCAGATACTTTTCCGGCACCTCAGCCAAAGGTGCAAGCAAGGCTGCCCGACGATACCTCAGCTCCGAGAGTGCTCCTCGATATGATCGATCCAAGCTCCCGAGCTCCAATACCTCCCGCCGAGTCGCTCAATTCTCCGGCCGTGCCCCATTTGCGAGCACTCTGCGACCCAACCTGACCGGCGGTGCCATGCCTCGAACGGCTGGTGGCTACAGTCTCGGTGGAAATGCTCGCTATTTCTCACACACCCCCACAGCTCCTGCTCAGGTTGTGCAGAATGTTTCGCAGGCGATGCgggccttcttcctctccggACAGAGAGTCCGATATGACGGAGCAGGGCCTCGAGGCGAAGCTCAATACCGAGCCGTCTCtatggtggaggaggaggctatGCGTAAGCTGGCTGCCATTCCCAAGTTTGCTCCCGGCGCCTATGTCGACTTTCAGTTGAGCCCAACCATCACTGCCATGAGCCctcttgctgccgccgttgtcCAGGCATCTACCGCATCCGGCTTCCAGGCTGAGGCTACTATCCCAAGCCTGAACACCGAGGGGTTCCTTGATGTACTGTCCGCGGATTTTGGCCGAGCGCTAAAAGACTTGACAGCCATTTATGCCGATCTCGGACGACTTGCAGCTTTGGGCGATTTGCCAATATCTATGGAGGCGGGCAACTTGCTTCGAGTTCGATTTCCAGGCGTCAATGTCGAAACGGTCGAGAGACTCTGCGACGACATTGGTGTCCAGAGGGGCATCGTTGGCCAAGAAATTGGGTTTGAAAGCTCTCTTGACGTCAAAACTGCGCTCAGATTTCCCTTTGCACCAGACGCTGAGAAAGCCTTGACATCTCCTGGAGGATCTGAGCGGTCCTTGGAAGGACATGAACTGGATGATATATCCTCTCTGGGTGACGACTCCTTTGTTCATGAAGCCTTTGCGTATGAAAGCTCGGAAAGTCCTTGGTTTTCCGAAACAGACGGATATGAAAGTATGTCGCCCACGAATAAGTCGAATCAGCAATCTGAAGAGTATGAGGGCCTAGAAGGCATCTATCGATTTCTCGAGGAAtgcgacaaggccaagggcagACTGGGTTGA
- a CDS encoding uncharacterized protein (SECRETED:SignalP(1-23)): MRSAAPLWGLLQLSQLCFGAASARPSTNSGGWPLSKRFGSRANTPFDPPTTVSICKTKGTFTLFLQPTCPT; the protein is encoded by the exons ATGAGATCTGCTGCGCCACTGTGGGGGCTTCTTCAACTAAGTC AGCTCTGCTTCGGAGCTGCAAGTGCGCGCCCAAGCACGAACTCTGGTGGCTGGCCTCTTTCAAAG AGGTTTGGAAGCAGGGCTAATACCCCGTTTGATCCACCCACAACTGTCTCCATCTGCAAAACAAAAG GTACTTTTactctcttcctccagccTACCTGTCCCACATGA
- a CDS encoding uncharacterized protein (EggNog:ENOG41): protein MYVRDSIIIQHLDAINSLTTMGGSKKNRRKNPTDDGGVDLLSLAFNLPTRRDIERADREAAQVQSHSQSIKIQYDPGDESSDNESLSTLDLNASKPSTEEADETPKAQKSFKIRSQRQLKPQERIFQRSSPKQKPKRIDAEPSPTRRTSKRDSSKARERSSSSPATLRTSSPASSIPSSATFPRLTSNYSQPQFYQPVFAFPAGSAYPPAQYYSALTKADSASDAIQHVPFPVYTLAPTNMPKPHQPSSISQEVQRIQSKLDGVVVKLSKHPEDATLRSELSALQTELNTRLNTLLGMVPLKESNMSEGSELRDSKTKSKKLTTQSQPVVAQREMSPKRKMRHHLCTGCGKVRSSNYHTKHPIVPGGRPSMNYCEDCFEENVEDGALDYHFCYGCGNVRSKEFQQNHPTSKGERPFPNYCSVCVEEIRSAEAIADVSMVDFAPSRSHKNSSYTDSTRNHTRNGMPAKSLISGPSLEKHQDKLDTLLFSAHPDGSKAVGSPEAKKIPQPLKLSTNGPQLSPSNSSPDSPYYPVRNTGSSQRRAERSPLTSPGSQYGSSPNTPTTPRYQPPYVEDIFSPIQQTSKLPTDYRSSSKYSPYGRQGDIFHSVAPEDGRESVAHSEKAPRSDISEEASDNSTEGHTSTDGSAQSTGSKSVKFRPKVGVRLSDSRASSNATSHAKILEEDIKPNEETIPSRVGIFGTSPKKSQTGYYARTQEPHNSASFAGEDGYSEAIPERGYRGAFSKDSPASSWLPPLSGASGDHWYSSPFAYQSTTSPAMDGYTGFKPGGKSTFNYGSSGGVGSETGRPPLRATRSAFNTANVSTAAAFSDDGGERDSQRPPPSPTSSSQAQGFPEPSSNRWESYTSPYAGGPSTQSSFRKGSPWNNFPSRFDSDCYTMQDDSSFSQSAFSDYSQPSSNPYYEPRKRPFPNLNDYCSFGTWAPRIPGKWAKDYQSTAKPPKQTPYWIPEPIIEEPDSPESSPGKRTNMLEFDEFDISPVSSSNVSSVLFPDLGSFADHEHQSDDDSDKENAISKSSRETSSFD from the exons ATGTATGTTCGCGATTCCATCATCATACAGCATTTAGATGCTATCAATTCGCTCA CTACCATGGGTGGCAGCAAGAAAAATCGACGCAAAAACCCAACCGACGACGGCGGAGTTGatcttctcagccttgctTTCAATCTGCCCACACGCCGCGACATCGAGCGTGCAGATAGAGAAGCTGCCCAAGTTCAGTCTCACTCGCAGAGTATCAAGATTCAATACGACCCAGGCGATGAATCGAGTGACAATGAGTCGCTGTCGACACTCGATTTAAATGCCAGCAAGCCGAGCACTGAAGAAGCCGACGAGACCCCAAAGGCGCAAAAGTCGTTCAAGATTCGCTCCCAACGTCAATTGAAGCCACAGGAGCGTATCTTCCAGCGCTCTTCTCCCAAACAGAAGCCAAAGAGAATTGATGCTGAGCCGTCACCTACCCGTCGAACTTCAAAGCGAGACTCCTCCAAGGCTCGTGAAAGATCCTCTTCGAGCCCAGCCACTCTCAGAACTTCTTCAcctgcttcttccatccCATCATCAGCTACTTTCCCCCGGCTCACCTCCAATTATTCCCAACCGCAGTTCTACCAACCCGTGTTTGCTTTTCCTGCGGGCTCTGCGTATCCCCCGGCACAATATTATTCAGCCTTGACCAAGGCTGATTCTGCCTCTGATGCTATTCAACATGTGCCTTTTCCTGTGTACACACTGGCCCCTACAAACATGCCCAAACCCCACCAACCTAGCTCAATTTCTCAGGAGGTTCAACGCATTCAGAGCAAGCTCGATGGAGTGGTGGTAAAGCTCTCGAAACACCCAGAAGATGCCACCTTGAGAAGTGAGCTATCCGCTTTGCAAACAGAGCTGAATACTCGATTGAACACGCTGCTGGGCATGGTGCCTCTGAAGGAATCGAACATGTCCGAAGGCTCTGAGCTTCGCGATTCGAAGACAAAGTCCAAAAAGCTTACGACTCAATCCCAGCCTGTAGTTGCTCAGAGAGAGATGAGtccaaagagaaaaatgcGCCACCATCTTTGCACGGGCTGCGGCAAAGTTCGCTCTTCCAACTATCACACCAAGCACCCTATTGTCCCGGGAGGCAGGCCGTCTATGAATTACTGCGAAGACTGTTTCGAAGAAAACGTTGAGGATGGAGCTTTAGACTATCATTTCTGCTATGGGTGCGGAAATGTCAGATCCAAAGAATTTCAGCAAAACCACCCAACCTCGAAAGGCGAAAGGCCCTTTCCCAACTATTGCTCGGTCTGCGTGGAGGAAATCCGATCTGCCGAGGCCATCGCAGACGTCTCCATGGTTGATTTT GCTCCTAGTCGTTCCCACAAGAACAGCTCATATACTGATTCTACCCGCAATCACACTCGAAATGGTATGCCCGCAAAATCATTGATTTCAGGGCCGAGTTTGGAAAAACATCAGGATAAATTGGATACTTTGCTTTTCTCAGCTCATCCAGACGGTAGCAAGGCTGTTGGCTCTCCCGAAGCAAAGAAAATTCCGCAACCGCTGAAGCTTTCGACAAACGGCCCTCAGCTCAGCCCCTCGAACTCCTCGCCTGATTCGCCCTACTATCCAGTTCGCAACACTGGATCATCTCAGAGACGGGCAGAGCGAAGTCCTCTAACTAGCCCAGGAAGTCAATATGGCAGCTCTCCTAACACTCCAACAACGCCGAGATACCAGCCCCCTTATGTCGAAGATATTTTCTCACCTATTCAACAAACAAGCAAGCTGCCAACAGATTACCGAAGTTCCTCCAAATACTCTCCTTACGGCCGCCAGGGGGATATTTTCCATTCAGTGGCACCTGAAGACGGACGAGAATCAGTTGCTCACTCCGAAAAAGCCCCCCGCTCTGATATATCCGAAGAAGCATCCGATAATTCTACGGAGGGGCACACTTCCACTGATGGTTCAGCCCAATCCACTGGAAGCAAAAGTGTGAAATTCAGACCAAAAGTCGGCGTTCGTCTTTCAGACTCTCGCGCGTCAAGCAATGCCACTTCGCATGCCAAGATTCTTGAGGAAGATATCAAGCCCAACGAGGAGACTATACCCAGTCGCGTGGGTATATTTGGAACTTCGCCAAAGAAGTCACAGACTGGCTATTATGCAAGAACGCAAGAGCCTCACAACTCTGCCTCCTTTGCAGGAGAGGATGGGTATAGCGAAGCTATCCCTGAGAGAGGTTACAGAGGAGCTTTCTCTAAAGACAGCCCTGCAAGTTCTTGGCTGCCCCCTCTGTCTGGTGCCAGTGGAGACCATTGGTACTCGAGTCCTTTTGCATACCAATCGACCACGTCGCCTGCCATGGATGGCTACACAGGCTTCAAACCAGGTGGAAAGTCAACCTTCAACTATGGTTCTAGCGGCGGCGTTGGGAGTGAAACCGGTCGGCCGCCTCTACGTGCCACTCGCAGTGCCTTTAATACAGCAAATGTCAGCACAGCGGCGGCTTTTtcagatgatggaggagagcgGGACTCACAAAGACCTCCTCCTTCCCCGACTTCTAGCTCGCAAGCTCAAGGATTCCCAGAGCCGTCAAGCAACCGTTGGGAGAGCTATACGTCGCCCTACGCGGGAGGACCAAGCACCCAGTCCTCCTTCAGAAAAGGATCACCTTGGAATAATTTCCCTTCTCGATTTGACTCTGACTGTTACACAATGCAAGATGACTCTTCATTCAGCCAAAGCGCATTTAGTGACTACTCTCAACCCAGTAGTAACCCTTATTATGAGCCTCGCAAACGCCCCTTTCCGAATCTGAATGATTATTGCTCTTTTGGCACTTGGGCACCGCGCATTCCAGGCAAATGGGCAAAAGATTATCAGAGCACAGCAAAGCCTCCTAAGCAAACGCCGTACTGGATCCCTGAGCCCATCATTGAAGAACCAGATTCTCCTGAGAGCTCGCCGGGCAAGCGAACCAATATGCTCG AATTTGATGAATTTGATATTTCTCCTGTATCTTCCAGCAACGTCTCTAGTGTACTCTTTCCTGATTTGGGAAGCTTCGCGGATCACGAACATCAATCAGATGATGACTCTGACAAGGAGAATGCGATCAGCAAAAGCAGCCGCGAGACCTCATCTTTCGACTAG
- a CDS encoding uncharacterized protein (TransMembrane:8 (o20-40i119-138o144-163i175-208o214-234i246-267o273-291i303-329o)), producing the protein MAVETPKGPALGYTTESTRALFRVVILCFIAAAAIASRLFSVIRFESIIHEFDPWFNFRATKYLVANGFHKFWDWFDDRTWHPLGRVTGGTLYPGLMVTSGAIYHALKTLTVPVDIRNICVLLAPACSGLTAFATYLLTNEMTTSPSAGLLAAIFMGIAPGYISRSVAGSYDNEAIAIFLLVFTFYLWIKALKLGSMLWGALCALFYGYMVASWGGYAFITCLLPVHALTLICMGRYSSRLYVSYTTWYALGTLASMQIPFVGFLPIKTSEHMPALGIFGFIQLIGFIEYVRSAISGRQFQTFLVTILVATFGLGLLGLVGLTSLGYIAPLERTILLFVGYRLC; encoded by the exons ATGGCGGTCGAAACCCCCAAAGGGCCCGCCTTGGGCTACACCACCGAAAGCACCCGGGCGCTGTTCCGGGTCGTCATTCTCTGCTTCATTGCGGCCGCGGCTATTGCGAGTCGTTTGTTCTCTGTTATAC GATTTGAAAGTATCATTCACGAAT TCGATCCTTGGTTCAACTTCCGAGCAACCAAGTACCTTGTCGCAAATGGATTCCACAAGTTTTGGGACTGGTTTGACGACCGAACATGGCATCCTCTCGGTCGAGTCACCGGAGGCACCCTGTATCCCGGCCTGATGGTCACCAGCGGTGCCATCTACCACGCTCTCAAGACGCTGACAGTCCCCGTCGACATTCGCAACATCTGCGTTCTCCTTGCGCCGGCCTGCTCAGGTCTGACGGCCTTTGCTACATATCTCTTGACCAACGAAATGACTACGTCGCCATCTGCAGGTCTTTTGGCGGCCATCTTCATGGGAATTGCGCCCGGTTACATCTCAAGATCCGTTGCCGGCAGCTACGATaacgaggccatcgccatcttccttCTCGTCTTCACCTTTTACCTGTGGATCAAGGCTCTCAAGCTGGGTTCCATGCTCTGGGGAGCCCTCTGTGCCTTGTTCTACGGCTACATGGTGGCATCTTGGGGTGGATACGCTTTCATCACCTGTCTCCTCCCTGTGCACGCTCTGACCTTGATCTGCATGGGCCGATACAGCTCTCGTCTCTATGTCAGCTACACCACCTGGTACGCGCTGGGAACATTGGCCAGCATGCAGATTCCTTTTGTCGGCTTCCTCCCCATAAAGACTAGCGAGCATATGCCCGCCTTGG GTATTTTCGGCTTCATCCAGCTTATTGGTTTTATCGAGTATGTACGATCTGCCATTTCTGGACGTCAATTCCAGACCTTCCTTGTCACAATCCTCGTGGCAACGTTTGGCCTGGGTCTGCTTGGTCTTGTTGGTCTTACTTCTTTGGGCTACATTGCCCCCCTGGAGCGGACGATTCTACTCTTTGTGGGATACCGGTTATGCTAA
- a CDS encoding uncharacterized protein (EggNog:ENOG41) codes for MSGPGVGFEYPAQSVSWLKRDLLLFANSIGATADELHFLYELHPNFAAFPTYPVILPFKGDTQEVIDFYAANKKTKIPNVPDFDSRRVVDGQRKIEFLKPLPVSSAGHKFEIRQKVLGVYDKGRPGSVVDTQLDLVDANTNEVYTRLFGSAFYVAQGNWGGPKGPASENFPPPKDKNPDWVLEHPISKEAAHLYRLNGDYNPPARDSRARRQDGIPRRHHARPVLVELYCP; via the exons ATGTCTGGACCCGGTGTCGGCTTCGAGTATCCTGCTCAGTCAGTTTCTTGGCTGAAGCGCGATCTCCTGCTCTTCGCCAACTCCATTGGAGCCACCGCCGACGAGCTTCACTTCCTTTAC GAACTTCACCCCAACTTTGCCGCCTTTCCTACCTACCCCGTCATCCTAC CTTTCAAAGGCGATACGCAGGAAGTGATTGACTTCTACGCCGCCaacaagaagaccaagatcCCCAACGTGCCCGACTTCGACTCCCGCCGCGTCGTCGACGGCCAGCGAAAGATTGAGTTCCTCAAGCCCCTGCCCGTCAGCTCCGCAGGCCACAAGTTCGAGATCCGCCAAAAGGTCCTCGGCGTCTACGACAAGGGCCGGCCCGGCTCCGTCGTCGACACCCAGCTGGACCTCGTCGATGCCAACACCAACGAAGTCTACACCCgcctctttggcagcgcCTTCTATGTCGCACAGGGCAACTGGGGCGGTCCCAAGGGCCCTGCCTCGGAGAACTTTCCCCCTCCCAAGGACAAGAACCCCGACTGGGTTCTGGAGCACCCCATCAGCAAGGAGGCCGCGCACCTGTACCGTCTAAACGGCGACTACAACCCCCCTGCACGCGACTCCCGAGCCCGGCGTCAAGATGGGATTCCCCGGCGCCATCATGCACGGCCTGTACTCGTGGAACTCTACTGCCCATGA